In Anolis sagrei isolate rAnoSag1 chromosome 5, rAnoSag1.mat, whole genome shotgun sequence, the DNA window gctctggaaactaggacaggGAGCAAAGGATTCTGTTtgctgcattgtcaaaggctttcatggccagaatcactatgttgctgtgagttttccgggctgtatgatcatgttccagaagcattctctcctgacattttgcccacatctatggcaggttgtgaggtctgctggaaactaggcaagtggggttgatatatctgtcgaatgtccagggtggcagaaTTGCTGTTTGGTGATGGATTGAGATTGATGTTTggaaatggaatatgctgccttggagtgtggtgggagTTTtcatctctggagatttttaagcatcTGCTGGaggtgttttgtttgtgtgttcctgcatggtgggggttgcactggatggccattttggtctctgccaactctatgTGATTCTAAGTGGAGAGGAGACACAAGACAGTAATTAACTCTTTGCTCTCTGAGGTGACTGTAGATTTTGGATCTCGGGCATATTTTGGATATCGGGCATATTTTGGATATCGGGCATATTTTGGACGGGGAGAGATTCCCTGCCATTTTTGAAAATATGATTATTTCACATTTTCACCTGACCTGAACCACAAATATGATGGGGAAAccattacagcagtggttcttaggagcatagtgtctagatctagggagataatgctacccctctattccgctttggttagaccacatctggaatattgtgtccagttctgggccccacaattgaagagagatattgacaagctggaatgtgtccagaggagggtgactaaaatgatcaagggtctggagaacaagccctatgaggagcagcttaagaagctgggcatgtttagcctgaagaagagaaggctgagaggagatatgatagccatgtataaatatatgagaggaagccacagggaggaggaagcaagtttgttttctgcttccaaggagactaggacgcggaacaatggcttcaaactacaagagagaagattccatctgaacattaggaagaacttcctgactgtgagagccgttcagcagtggaactctctgccccggagtgtggtggaggctccttctttggaagcttttaaacagaggctggatggccatctgtcaggggtgatttgaatgcaatattcctgcttcttggcagggggttggactggatggcccacgaggtctctttcaactctttgattctatgattctaaaccactgtgagatgttttggtcttcaactcccagaaatcctaacagctgggaaagtggctgggatttctggaagttgtaggccaaaacacctagggacccacaggttgagaaccattgcactacAGAGAAGCCAAAAATAAAGGCATGGTCTCCCTTAATAAGAATTGTGATTTCTGGAAAGCAAGACATTGGAAATTGCTTACATGTGCAACCTGAACCTTTGCCGCATTGATCACTTTGCCTGTCCTTTTACTCTGGGTGTTTTAGTTGAGTTTGACAAAGTTCCACCAGTTTGAAATCACTGTGATGCTAAAAATGTGAAGaccaaagaaagaaataatttggAGGAAAGAATTCTTATTGAAGGCCAATGTCCTTTTTGCCCATCCTTGTTTCTAGTGGTTTTGCCCTTTTGGCATCTACAGCTCCCTATatttgccaggaaaaccctggtccCAGCATTATTGTCTCCAGCCTGTTAAGACTTGAATGGGTATCTCAAGAGGGATTCTACTGTTTTGGATGGATGCAAGGAAGAGGGTAGGCATGTGCAGTGTACATATTTTGGTCTTCAGGCATGTGTTATGTGCAATTTTTTGTCTCCAGCTCTGAACAGTCTTAGAGTGCAGAACTCACGTTCAGCCTATggattaaaggggggggggagagaatcggAGAGAGGGAGAtgcagaagaaaggaaaggagggagcctGTTGGATGCTtcttaaacaaagaaaaaaaaggtcaTCATCAGCTTTGACGATGCAGTTTCTGGTGTCATTTCCTCGCTTTGTCCCTTGGTGGAGTTGTCGAGTtagtttctctctctcactctctctctctctctctctcacgccTTCCAATTGCTTCCCCTGTTTGCTCCTTGCACGCTCGGATTCCCCCGCAGGACACATATACACCCCCTCCCCTTACCCCCTGTATTTAACCTTTTGTCATCACCATCTCTGGGAGATTTGAATCCCCGATTTCACTTGATCGACCAGAGCAGTGGGGAACCCGAAATCTTCCTCCATAGGACTCTTCCCCTTCCTAAAACCCCCAGGGCTTGTTTGTGATTGATAGATGGCACTCCAGACCCGCTCGCCTGAGCCTAGGGAGTAGATCCTTAACGGTGAAGGCCTGGCAGCCGGAGGAGGAGAGAGTAGAGAGAGCGGAAGCGGGTGAAAGACCCCGCCGGGTGGGTTTTTGCCACCAGCAGCGCCCCGAGGAAAAGGTGGCCGCGGTGAAAAAGGAGAAACTCCCCCAGAGGCGCCTTGAGGGAGAGTTGGAAAGCGAGGTCTCGTGGGCAGCCTTCCCAGTAAGGCCGGGATAACGTGTCCATGGATCCCTCCCCTTACTCTCCGACTAGAGGGTCTTTGGCAGCCTTGGATCCAGAGGGAAACAACTGCCTTTGCAGAAAGGAAAGCCAGGGGCAGAGAGGCAAAACGCCACCCGCTCCTCTAGGTCTCCCTTCCATGGCAATCGGTAGCCTTGGCATGTGCCACCCCTTCCTCTATCCCGCGTCTAGTCCATTGCCCGAGCcaagaagggggaagggaaaggagaagagaggagaggaggggaaaggatagggggaaaaggaggagaagaaaggaaaggggggaaaagaggagaggaaaggaaaggggggaaggaggagaggaaaggaaaggaaaggggggaaaggaggagaggaaaggaaaggggggaaaggaggaaagagaaggaatggggaggaaaggaaaggggaggaaaggaaagaggagaaaaggaggagaggaaaggaaaggaaaggggaggaaagaacaggaaagcagaggaaaggaaaggaaaggggaggaaagaaaatgggaagaaaggaaaaagaaagggaaggagaggggaggaaagagaaggaaaggagaggaaaggaaaagaaaggggaggaaaggaaagcggagaaaaggaaaggataggaaaagaaaggggagcataggaaaggaaaggaaaggaaaggaaaggggagcaTAGGGacgggaaggggaggaaagaaaaggaaaggatgtAGTGCCGCTTTACCTCCCTGTTAATTTCCCGAGAGAGAGCCGATCCCCACAATCCTGGGAGAGAATTGGGGATGAATGGGGTCTGGGCCGAAGGCTTGCACTAGGAATGCGTGTGAAGAAGATGAGAATGTGTAGATGACTGTACTGCAAAGAGAAGGATTGTGGGAAGCGTTGGGGAacgtggagggggggggggaggttagtgATTCTCTGGAACCATTCAGTGGGGGAATTCAATCGTGGAAAGCTTGGGCTTTGAGGGGGATGCAACGCCGGAGTGGGGAAATGGCCTGGAATAggaccaggagggagggaagacctCCAGGAAAGCAGCAGCGTCTAGGAGCCTTCTCgggctcttccctccctctctgcctccCTTTGCAGTCAGCCAAGGCTCGGGGAGCAGCACGCAACGCTGGATcgcgccacccccccccccctctcgaaACCAAGGAATGAAATCCCGAAGGAACTAAATCGCCGTCGCCTCCGAAGTTGGCGGATGAGGACCACATCGTCATCTCTCGCGGCGCCTAAAAGCATTTCGGGCACCAGAACGGGATGACTGTGCCAGGCGAGCGGGCTCCGGATGCCTCGCAATGCAGGGGCCGTTCTGTTTGGCCTCCTCCTCGGGGCAAAGAGCAGGGACGTCCTGCCTCCTCCTCAGGCGGGTCGCCTCAGGGGCACCTccacccccctcctccccccatttTGACAAAGTCAAGTCGCTTGGCAAATAAAGCGGAGGCTTGATCTTAATCCCACTTAACCCGCCGAGAATCTGCCGGAACTCCCCGCCTCTCCCCTCCCCGGGACTGCGGCGAGGCCCACTGCGCCTGCGCCAACTCGCCTCTTTCTCGCTGATGCTGCAGATATCCAAACCCGGGGTCTCCGGCGAGGTCCTgaagagagagggatggaggggGGAGAGCGAGGAGGgggggagaaaggggcggggcttgagAAGCTCGCCAACCAACCAGGAAGGGCAGTGAGATgcgggggaagggaggggggaaagagggagagagagagagcgcgagcCCCAGCGCCTGCAGCTGTTGCTGCCGCCCCAGTCGCGCCAAAAGGAGGGAGTCCTCgcgggcggaaggaaggaaggaagcgaggaAGGGAGTGCGGGGTTGTCTCGGAGAGGCAGACATAATAATAAGAGAGGCGCGCGCGGGCTCGAGCTCGAGCTCCCTCTCCGCggcggggaggagggaggggggagggcggCTCTTTCCGCAGCGCCTTTCTCAGCCGCTTCCAATACTCTTCGCCCTTTCCTGGGGTTTTCCAACCCTTCAGTCACGGCGGCGCTGTTTCTGCCCTGTCAAAGCAGTCTTCCAGTTAaaggggggaagaggaagaggaggaggaggaggaggagaaagaacaaCTCTCCCCAATAAGGCTTTTTGCATTAAGTCAGCCCTTcttcgccttcctcctcctcttcctcctccgcagCCAGCTGCCTCTTTCTCCCtcgctgggagggagggagggagaagccaACAGGCGTTCCTTGCCCCCTctttagaaaaaaaagagaggggggaatgCCACTGGCGGCGGAACGCCTCAAAGTCAAAAGGAGAAAGTGGCGAGCTGAGGGAACAAGCCAAAGAGGACGGAGTTTTGGaccagaggaagggaagaaagttgCTTTCAGAGGCAGGCGGGAGCCGGTTCTGCTTGACACGCGTCAGTCAGCCCCACAGcgcgggagagagagagagagagacagagacagagacagagacagaggaaGGAATGAAATAGCGGGAGAGCCATCTCTCTAATCCAGGGATCTCCCCTCCCTGTAGACTCTCTTGTGTACAGGCTGGaggttcctctccttctccttctcctcctccctggaGTTTGGATCTCTCTCGAGTCACTGcagctctccctctcttcctgtcTGTCACGACCCTCCGAAAGTGATGAGGGGAAACGTCAATAAAAGACTATGCAAAGCAGACTCCACATGActctcccccctccttttcctcctcaaaaAAAACACAAACCCTTCCCCCCGTTTGGACACATAGAAGACGTGGCTTCCCCTCTTTCAGCACCCGAGGAGTTTCTGACTGAAATATGGTGTTTGaagcaaaggagggagggggagaggtttTTAGCTGGGCTTTTGCTTTCTGCGTCGgcgggagggaaagagagaagagccACCTCCGCCGCTGAGAGAGGCTTCCCATTCCCAAGCACTTTAGGACAAACTTGATGCTCCGCcgctttctccccctcccccctcccttctctctctccccccccctttctttctgcttccagcgGCCAGGCGTCACGCTCGCGCTTTCCTCTGCTCCGCGGCGTGTGAGGGAGTGCGCGGGAGCGCGCCCGCGCGCGCGCCCCTGCAAGTGTGTGCCTCCCAGAGATTGAGCGAGAGAGGCTAGCGAGCTCCCTGCACCAACCAGCCGCACTTGAGCGAGGCGAGCCAGCAgagacacagaaagagagagagagggagagagagggaaagcgAACAGCCACAACTGCGGCTCTCGTTCGGCTCTCCTTCGGCATTGCCTTTGATTACCAGCCATCATTCTTTTGGACACGCGTTGCGACGGATATAATCCAGCCCTTCACGTGGAGAGAAGACCCAGTCCCAGCTCTTTCCCTGCATCGATCAACGAGGAAGGAAGCTAGGGCTACTGGAAGCACGCCATCCTgactcttctccccctcccccgcaGCCGACCTTTGGGCTCACCTTTGGACCAGAGGGAcacggaaggagggaggggaggggctgaACTTGCCACCCCCTTTTTTACCTGCCTGGGACGGCGAGGGGAAGCCGCCAAAGCCGGAGCTTGGCACTCTCTCCTTgtccctgctgctgctgcagccccTTCCGCTGCCTCCAAGCCATGCAGGGTAAATGCAGGTAAGGCGCCCACGGACCCAACGCGCCCGTCCGCGCTCCCGCCTTCCCGCGCGCGCACACGCGCAGCCCAACTGCAGAGGCGACGGCAAACTTGGGACTCCGGCgtcgcgcgcgcgtgtgtgtgctgTGTGTGCCTCCACGGCTGGGAAAGAGCTAGTAGCCagctctccatccttccttgcttccttgcttccctctcctCTTAGCCTTTCGGACTTTTCGGGACTAATGACCTTGCGCAGAGttgatttatttttgtattcttcTTCATATTTGACGAAAGACCTGCTCCTTTGCTGAGAAGGGACTGAAACGGACATCCCTGTGGATTTGGGCGCCATCCTGAGCATCGAAGGGGATTCCTAGAAGAGAACGAGAGGAGAAGAGAACGAGAGGAGAAAGAAACgtgttctctctctcccccccccccccccaacagaggCATTGGAGATGGGCTATTTGGTGCGGGAAAGGTTCTCTTTTTAATTCCATCGCCGGAGAAGTGGACTGGGAAGCCTGcctgctcttctttctttcttcccttctctctctctctcggtccttTCCCCTCCACCGGACACCAGCCCGCTCTGAATGAAGCGATTGACATTCCCCCACTCCACCCCCTCCTCCTCGGCGGGTGTCTGCGgagcggagaggaggaggaggaggaggaaagagctgAAGCGACGGCGGTGagcgagagagagggagggagaaggagagggagagcgCGCGCGAATTGGACTGGACTTGGGCGCGAGGCAGCCTTGCATCCCCTTCTTTCCTCGCcgctgctcctcttccttttcttgccAACCTTGCAAAGTGATTACAGTACCAtccaaggcggaggaggaggaggagggaagagggaggagggagggaggagaaagaggcggaactgccccctcctttcctttccaagCCTCTCCGCTGAGATGAATCTTTCCTCGAGCCAAAGCCGCTTTGCCCCGTGAACTGTGAGTATCGAAAGGAACGCGGGAGgaaagcaagaagaagaagagcctCCCAGTGACAGCTCTGGACTCGATTGCTCTGATGCACCGCGAAGTTTCTCCTCCAAAGCAGGATTGTACGCGTTGATTTGCCtccgcttccccccccccccctccggattGCCAAAGGGACGTCTTCTCGGGTGCTTCTTCTCCTGCCTGGCTGGGAGGCTGAGGGCTCGGAGGAGGATGTGGCGGCTGCGCCGGCTGCCGGCCCTGGTGCGCTGCTGCGCCTGCTGGCTCCTTCTCCTGCTGCCTCCGCCGCTGGGGCTGGTGGTGCCGGCGTCGGCCAAGCAGGTGCTGCGCTACCGCCTGGCCGAGGAGGGCCCCGCCGACATCCGCATCGGCAACGTCGCCTCCGACCTGGGCATCGTCACCGGCTCGGGCGAGGTCACGTTCAGCCTCGAGTCCGGCGCCGACTACCTCAAGATCGACAACATGACGGGCGAGCTGAGCACCACCGAGCGCCGCATCGACCGCGAGAAGCTGCCGCAGTGCCAGATGATCTTCGACGAGAACGAGTGCTTCCTCGACTTCGAAGTCTCCGTCATCGGCCCTTCGCAGAGCTGGGTGGACCTCTTCGAAGGCCGGGTGGTCATCCTGGACATCAATGACAACACGCCGACCTTCCCGTCCCCAGTGCTGACGCTCACCGTGGAGGAGAACCGCCCCGTGGGCACTCTCTACCTCCTTCCCACCGCCACTGACCGCGACTTCGGGCGGAACGGAATCGAGCGCTATGAGCTGCTCCAAGAGCCCGGCGGTGGTGAGGGGCGGCGAGGCGCCTCAGACAAGAGGAGGCCCGAAGCAGAAGGAGGCGGAGGCTCCTCGACGGCCCGGAGCACCGTCTTCGAGCTGCAAGTTGCAGACACCCCCGACGGGGAGAAGCAGCCCCAGCTGATTGTCAAAGGGCCTTTGGATCGAGAGCAGCGCGACGCCTATGAGCTGAGCCTCCGCGTGCGTGACGGTGGAGACCCAGCTCGCTCTTCGCAGGCCCTGCTGAGGGTGCTGATCACCGACGTGAACGACAACAGCCCCCGCTTCGAGAAGAGCGTCTACGAGGCCGACTTGGCGGAGAACAGCAGCCCTGGGACGCCCATTTTGCAGCTGCGGGCCGCCGACGCTGATGCTGGGGTCAACGGGCAGCTGGAGTACGTCTTTGGGGCGGCCACGGAGTCGGTGCGTCGCCTTCTCCGCCTGGACGAGGCCTCGGGATGGCTCAGTGTCCTCCACCGCATCGACCGCGAGGAGGTCAACCAGCTGCGCTTCAGCGTCATGGCGCGCGACAGGGGCCAGCCCCCCAAGAGCGACAAGGCCACCGTGGTACTCAACATCCGCGACGAGAACGACAACGTCCCCGCTATTGACATCCGCAAGATCGGACGCATCCCTCTGCGGGACGGGGTGGCCACAGTGGGCGAGGACGTGCTGGTGGACACCCCGGTGGCGCTGGTGCAGGTCTCGGACCGCGACCAGGGCGAGAACGGGGTGGTGACCTGCACGGTGGTGGGGGACGTCCCCTTCCAGCTCAAGCCGGCCagcgagggcgagggcgagccCCAGAACAAGCGCAAGTACTTCCTGCACACCTCGGCGCCCCTGGACTACGAGGCAGCGCGGGACTACAACGTCGTCATCGTCGCCGTCGACTCGGGCAGCCCCAGCCTCTCCAGCAACAACTCGCTTTTGGTCCGAGTGGCGGACGCGAACGACAACCCGCCCGTCTTCGGCCAGGCCCTGTTGGAGCTCTCCTTCCCGGAGAACAACGCGCCGGGAGAGCGTGTGGCGACCATCCTGGCCACCGACGCCGACAGCGGCAAGAACGCGGAGATCGCCTACTCCCTGGAGCCGCTCCCcgcttccccttcctcttcctcctccgagGCGGGCCTCTTCACCATCGACCCGGACTCGGGCGAGGTGCGCGTGCAGGCGGCGCTGGACCGGGAGCAGCGCGACGCCTACGAGTTCCAGGTGACGGCGCGCGACAAAGGGACGCCCTCCTTGCAGGGCTCCACGCGGGTGCTGCTCCGCGTGGCCGACCGCAACGACAACGAGCCGCGCTTCATGCAGGACGTCTTCACCTTCTACGTCAAGGAGAACCTGCAGCCCAACAGCCCCGTGGGCATGGTGACCGTCATGGACGCCGACAAGGGCCGCAACGCCCAGCTCAGCCTCTCCATCCAGGGCGAGGGCGAGAGCGGGATCTTCTCCATCGAGAACGACACGGGCACCATCTTCTCCGCCGTCTCCTTCGACCGGGAGATGCAGACGAGCTACACCTTCGCCGTCAAGGCGGTGGACGGCGGCGAGCCGGCCCGCTCCGCGACGGCCACGGTGTCGCTCTTTGTGATGGACGAGAACGACAACGCGCCGGTGGTGACGGCGCCGGCCAATGGCTCCTACACGGTGCTGCCGCCCTCCAGCCTCCCGCGCGTGGCGGTGGCCACGGTGCGGGCGCGCGACGCCGACGCCGGGCCCAACGCCGAGCTGAGCTACAGCCTGGTGGGCGGCAACCCTTTCCGCCTCTTTGAGATCGACGCGGCCAGCGGGGTGGTCTCGCTGGTGGGCCAGTTGGCGCCCAAGCACTACGGGCTCCACCGCTTGGTGGTGCAGGTCAACGACAGCGGGGCGCCGGGCCAAGCCACCACGGCCCTGCTCCACGTCTTCGTCAACGAGAGCTTAGCCAACGCCACGCTGGTGGAGAGCCAGGTGGCGCGCAGCCTCCACACGCCGCTGGGCCAGGACATCGCCGGCGACCCCAGCTACGAGCTGGGCAAGCAGCGGCTGAGCATCGCGGTGGGCGTGGTGGCCGGCGTGGTGACCGTGGCGCTGCTCCTGCTGGGCGTGGGCCTGGCCCGCTACTGCCGCGCCAAGGCCCACCAGCGCGGGGGCTACGAGGCCGGCAAGAAGGACCACGAGGACTTCTTCGCCCCCGCCCCGCTCCACCACCACGACAAGGCCAAGAAGCCCAAGAAGGACAAGAAGGGCAAGAAGGCGGCCGGGAAGCAGCCCCTCTACAGCAGCATCGTCACCGTCGAGGCCTCCAAGCCCAACGGGCAGCGCTACGACGGCGTCCACGAGAAGCTGGCCGGGGACAGCCCCGCCCTCAGCCGCTACCGCGCCGTCAACGGCGGGCCCGGGGGCAGCCCCGACCTGGCGCGGCACTACAAGTCCAGCTCGCCCCTGCCCACCGTCCAGCTCCACCCGCAGTCGCCCACCGCCGGGAAGAAGCACCAGGCCGTGCAGGAGCTGCCCCCCGCCAACACCTTCGTCGGCGCCGGGGACAACATCTCCATCGGCTCCGACCACTGCTCCGAGTACAGCTGCCAGGCCAGCAGCAAGTACAGCAAGCAGGTAAGCAAGCAAGGTCCACTGGCGGGGTCGGTGGGTGGGCCAGTGGGTTGGAAAGGGAGCCCAGGGAGAGTTCTCAGGGCCCTCGCCCTGTTTGGTACCTGAAGTCCAGGTAGGAGCCCAACCCCCCTCACCCTATGGCTCTCTATCCAGATCTACTTCCTACTGGTCTTCATTAATCCCGAGATAGTATGGATTAAGCGTGATCAAAATGAAGTGCACTCAGACACCCACAACTCAGCCTTTCCAGGGCTCTGACATCCCTTCTAACTAAAACTTACCATCCTATTGACTTCTATATTGAATTttgctgtaaaccgccctgagtccctttgaggagatagggcagtatatacataaagtattattattattattattattattattattattattattattatgttcctagACTCTTATATGTCACCCCTCTATTAACCTCCATCCAGATCTGACTTTAATCCTGGTTGTCTTCCTTAATTTGAGCAGGATTTCTAGCACTGTTGTGAGTTGGTTAGGGTGGATCAAGTGTGGTGAAAGGAAAGGGTCTTCCCCACTTAAGTGCCCTCAGCCACCCACAACTCTGCCTTTCCAGGGCTCTGACTTCCCTTCTGACTGTAAAGCTCACCATCCCATTGACCTCTATGGGTTCCTTAGGTTTTTAGACCACACCTTTCCATTTCTCCCTATCTGAATCTATCTTCTATTAGGGTTGTCTTCTTAAATCTGATCAGCATCCCTGGCATTGTTGTGAATAGGCCAGTATGGATCAAGTGTGGTAAAAGGAAAGGGTCATCCCCAGTTAAGTGTCCTCAGCCACCCACAACTCTGCCTTTCCAGggctctgtctttccttctaacTAAAGCTCACCATCCCATTGACTCT includes these proteins:
- the PCDH7 gene encoding protocadherin-7 isoform X6 → MWRLRRLPALVRCCACWLLLLLPPPLGLVVPASAKQVLRYRLAEEGPADIRIGNVASDLGIVTGSGEVTFSLESGADYLKIDNMTGELSTTERRIDREKLPQCQMIFDENECFLDFEVSVIGPSQSWVDLFEGRVVILDINDNTPTFPSPVLTLTVEENRPVGTLYLLPTATDRDFGRNGIERYELLQEPGGGEGRRGASDKRRPEAEGGGGSSTARSTVFELQVADTPDGEKQPQLIVKGPLDREQRDAYELSLRVRDGGDPARSSQALLRVLITDVNDNSPRFEKSVYEADLAENSSPGTPILQLRAADADAGVNGQLEYVFGAATESVRRLLRLDEASGWLSVLHRIDREEVNQLRFSVMARDRGQPPKSDKATVVLNIRDENDNVPAIDIRKIGRIPLRDGVATVGEDVLVDTPVALVQVSDRDQGENGVVTCTVVGDVPFQLKPASEGEGEPQNKRKYFLHTSAPLDYEAARDYNVVIVAVDSGSPSLSSNNSLLVRVADANDNPPVFGQALLELSFPENNAPGERVATILATDADSGKNAEIAYSLEPLPASPSSSSSEAGLFTIDPDSGEVRVQAALDREQRDAYEFQVTARDKGTPSLQGSTRVLLRVADRNDNEPRFMQDVFTFYVKENLQPNSPVGMVTVMDADKGRNAQLSLSIQGEGESGIFSIENDTGTIFSAVSFDREMQTSYTFAVKAVDGGEPARSATATVSLFVMDENDNAPVVTAPANGSYTVLPPSSLPRVAVATVRARDADAGPNAELSYSLVGGNPFRLFEIDAASGVVSLVGQLAPKHYGLHRLVVQVNDSGAPGQATTALLHVFVNESLANATLVESQVARSLHTPLGQDIAGDPSYELGKQRLSIAVGVVAGVVTVALLLLGVGLARYCRAKAHQRGGYEAGKKDHEDFFAPAPLHHHDKAKKPKKDKKGKKAAGKQPLYSSIVTVEASKPNGQRYDGVHEKLAGDSPALSRYRAVNGGPGGSPDLARHYKSSSPLPTVQLHPQSPTAGKKHQAVQELPPANTFVGAGDNISIGSDHCSEYSCQASSKYSKQLHTSRVQTELMGFHLEFVGDDFCAALAPGLGFSAWGKTHSSDSRPLPDVALTGKCTRECDEYGHSDSCWMPVRTSPERKPKSQPKLSTFMPVDERGSQEKLANGEASLMGDRNRNLLNKKLTSSYETFSPASFSKSEEANPEDIPLTQTGEYKPSPVNTLTRREVYL
- the PCDH7 gene encoding protocadherin-7 isoform X8 gives rise to the protein MWRLRRLPALVRCCACWLLLLLPPPLGLVVPASAKQVLRYRLAEEGPADIRIGNVASDLGIVTGSGEVTFSLESGADYLKIDNMTGELSTTERRIDREKLPQCQMIFDENECFLDFEVSVIGPSQSWVDLFEGRVVILDINDNTPTFPSPVLTLTVEENRPVGTLYLLPTATDRDFGRNGIERYELLQEPGGGEGRRGASDKRRPEAEGGGGSSTARSTVFELQVADTPDGEKQPQLIVKGPLDREQRDAYELSLRVRDGGDPARSSQALLRVLITDVNDNSPRFEKSVYEADLAENSSPGTPILQLRAADADAGVNGQLEYVFGAATESVRRLLRLDEASGWLSVLHRIDREEVNQLRFSVMARDRGQPPKSDKATVVLNIRDENDNVPAIDIRKIGRIPLRDGVATVGEDVLVDTPVALVQVSDRDQGENGVVTCTVVGDVPFQLKPASEGEGEPQNKRKYFLHTSAPLDYEAARDYNVVIVAVDSGSPSLSSNNSLLVRVADANDNPPVFGQALLELSFPENNAPGERVATILATDADSGKNAEIAYSLEPLPASPSSSSSEAGLFTIDPDSGEVRVQAALDREQRDAYEFQVTARDKGTPSLQGSTRVLLRVADRNDNEPRFMQDVFTFYVKENLQPNSPVGMVTVMDADKGRNAQLSLSIQGEGESGIFSIENDTGTIFSAVSFDREMQTSYTFAVKAVDGGEPARSATATVSLFVMDENDNAPVVTAPANGSYTVLPPSSLPRVAVATVRARDADAGPNAELSYSLVGGNPFRLFEIDAASGVVSLVGQLAPKHYGLHRLVVQVNDSGAPGQATTALLHVFVNESLANATLVESQVARSLHTPLGQDIAGDPSYELGKQRLSIAVGVVAGVVTVALLLLGVGLARYCRAKAHQRGGYEAGKKDHEDFFAPAPLHHHDKAKKPKKDKKGKKAAGKQPLYSSIVTVEASKPNGQRYDGVHEKLAGDSPALSRYRAVNGGPGGSPDLARHYKSSSPLPTVQLHPQSPTAGKKHQAVQELPPANTFVGAGDNISIGSDHCSEYSCQASSKYSKQLHTSRVQTELMGFHLEFVGDSRPLPDVALTGKCTRECDEYGHSDSCWMPVRTSPERKPKSQPKLSTFMPVDERGSQEKLANGEASLMGDRNRNLLNKKLTSSYETFSPASFSKSEEANPEDIPLTQTGEYKPSPVNTLTRREVYL
- the PCDH7 gene encoding protocadherin-7 isoform X3 translates to MWRLRRLPALVRCCACWLLLLLPPPLGLVVPASAKQVLRYRLAEEGPADIRIGNVASDLGIVTGSGEVTFSLESGADYLKIDNMTGELSTTERRIDREKLPQCQMIFDENECFLDFEVSVIGPSQSWVDLFEGRVVILDINDNTPTFPSPVLTLTVEENRPVGTLYLLPTATDRDFGRNGIERYELLQEPGGGEGRRGASDKRRPEAEGGGGSSTARSTVFELQVADTPDGEKQPQLIVKGPLDREQRDAYELSLRVRDGGDPARSSQALLRVLITDVNDNSPRFEKSVYEADLAENSSPGTPILQLRAADADAGVNGQLEYVFGAATESVRRLLRLDEASGWLSVLHRIDREEVNQLRFSVMARDRGQPPKSDKATVVLNIRDENDNVPAIDIRKIGRIPLRDGVATVGEDVLVDTPVALVQVSDRDQGENGVVTCTVVGDVPFQLKPASEGEGEPQNKRKYFLHTSAPLDYEAARDYNVVIVAVDSGSPSLSSNNSLLVRVADANDNPPVFGQALLELSFPENNAPGERVATILATDADSGKNAEIAYSLEPLPASPSSSSSEAGLFTIDPDSGEVRVQAALDREQRDAYEFQVTARDKGTPSLQGSTRVLLRVADRNDNEPRFMQDVFTFYVKENLQPNSPVGMVTVMDADKGRNAQLSLSIQGEGESGIFSIENDTGTIFSAVSFDREMQTSYTFAVKAVDGGEPARSATATVSLFVMDENDNAPVVTAPANGSYTVLPPSSLPRVAVATVRARDADAGPNAELSYSLVGGNPFRLFEIDAASGVVSLVGQLAPKHYGLHRLVVQVNDSGAPGQATTALLHVFVNESLANATLVESQVARSLHTPLGQDIAGDPSYELGKQRLSIAVGVVAGVVTVALLLLGVGLARYCRAKAHQRGGYEAGKKDHEDFFAPAPLHHHDKAKKPKKDKKGKKAAGKQPLYSSIVTVEASKPNGQRYDGVHEKLAGDSPALSRYRAVNGGPGGSPDLARHYKSSSPLPTVQLHPQSPTAGKKHQAVQELPPANTFVGAGDNISIGSDHCSEYSCQASSKYSKQPFRRVTFSVVSQPQDPHQGSLQSCYDSGLEESETPSSKSSSGPRLGALPLPEDNYERTTPDGSVGEAEHMENDSRPLPDVALTGKCTRECDEYGHSDSCWMPVRTSPERKPKSQPKLSTFMPVDERGSQEKLANGEASLMGDRNRNLLNKKLTSSYETFSPASFSKSEEANPEDIPLTQTGEYKPSPVNTLTRREVYL